Proteins encoded in a region of the Suncus etruscus isolate mSunEtr1 chromosome 1, mSunEtr1.pri.cur, whole genome shotgun sequence genome:
- the CASKIN2 gene encoding caskin-2 isoform X2, protein MGREQDLILAVKNGDVPGVQKLVAKVKAAKTKLLGSTKRFNVNYQDADGFSALHHAALGGSLELIALLLEAQATVDIKDSNGMRPLHYAAWQGRLEPVRLLLRAAAAVNAASLDGQIPLHLAAQYGHYEVSEMLLQHQSNPCLVNKAKKTPLDLACEFGRLKVTQLLLNSHLCVALLEGEAKDPCDPNYTTPLHLAAKNGHREVIRQLLRAGIEINRQTKTGTALHEAALYGKTEVVRLLLEGGVDANIRNTYNQTALDIVNQFTTSQASREIKQLLREASGILKVRALKDFWNLHDPTALNIRAGDVITVLEQHPDGRWKGHIHESQRGTDRVGYFPPGIVEVVSKRVGLPVARLPSTPTPLRPGFPRTPQPTTDDSLQHGGLGPDSPAGDRNSVGSEGSVGSIRSAGSGQSSEGTNGHGPGLLIENAQPLPLAREDLALPASHPSLLADNLSHRPAAAYRPGDPFTQDVRPEQLLEGKDAQAIHNWLSEFQLEGYTAHFLQAGYDVPTISRMTPEDLTAIGVTKPGHRKKIASEIAQLSIAEWLPSYVPADLLEWLCALGLPQYHKQLVCSGYDSMGLVAELTWEELQEIGVNKLGHQKKLMLGVKRLAELRRGLLQGDSPGEGGHRPARDPELMAIEGLENGDGPGTAGGPRLLTFQGSELSPELQAAMAGGASEPLPLPPARSPSQESIGARSRGSGHSQEQPMSPASGGDPGTPPERNLPEGTERPLKLSSPLPGPGAPSYVFMHPQGSTSSPAPGPHAGAPRAFSYLSGPQAIPPDPPRPKRRSHSLSRSGSTEGDTDGEGPGPVGSALSSYATLTRRPGRSTLARTSPSLTPARGTPRSQSFALRARRKGPPPPPPKRLSSVSGPTSEPPPVDAGPGPKEGSGGPRRRTLSEPAGPSEPPEPPTPAGPASDTEEEEPGTVGTPPSRGSSGEGLPFAEEGNLTIKQRPKPAGPAPRETALPLGLDFNLTESDTVKRRPRCREREPLQTALEAFGVVSTNSSPTAPATPQAPSEAPVPAAPTSRPEPSSPAGEGAVNPVAPSSPSQPLTPPGPGPALEHTAGTWQSREPELPAPPTALLKVPGAGTAPKSISVASTQLAFSGPKLAARPGPRPVPPPRPESVRPPGPARAQQRLEQTSSSLAAALRAAEKSISAEEREGPAGTSTKHILDDISTMFDALADQLDAMLD, encoded by the exons CTTCTCAGCCCTGCACCACGCCGCCTTGGGGGGCAGTCTGGAGCTCATCGCTCTACTACTGGAGGCTCAGGCTACAGTGGACATCAAGGACAGCAACG GTATGCGCCCACTGCACTACGCAGCCTGGCAGGGCCGGCTGGAGCCTGTAAGATTGCTGCTGCGAGCGGCTGCGGCAGTAAATGCAGCCTCACTGGACGGGCAGATCCCACTGCACCTGGCTGCCCAGTACGGGCACTACGAGGTG TCGGAAATGCTCCTCCAGCATCAATCGAACCCCTGCCTGGTCAACAAAGCCAAGAAGACACCCCTGGATCTGGCTTGTGAATTCGGGCGGCTCAAG GTGACCCAGCTGCTCCTGAACAGCCACCTCTGCGTGGCCCTGCTGGAGGGCGAGGCCAAGGACCCGTGCGACCCCAACTACACCACACCCCTGCACTTGGCTGCCAAGAACGGCCACAGGGAGGTCATCAG GCAGCTGCTACGAGCCGGCATCGAGATCAACCGGCAGACCAAGACTGGCACCGCCCTGCATGAGGCTGCGCTCTACGGCAAGACCGAGGTGGTGCGGCTGCTCCTGGAG GGTGGGGTGGACGCAAACATCCGTAACACCTACAATCAGACGGCATTGGACATCGTCAACCAGTTCACCACCTCGCAGGCCAGCCGGGAGATCAAGCAGCTGCTGCGGG AAGCCTCGGGGATACTAAAGGTCCGAGCACTCAAGGATTTTTGGAACCTTCACGATCCCACAGCACTCAATATTCGGGCGGGGGACGTGATCACG GTCCTGGAGCAGCACCCTGACGGCCGCTGGAAGGGCCACATACACGAGAGCCAGAGAGGCACAGACCGAGTGGGCTACTTCCCACCGGGCATCGTGGAGGTGGTCAGCAAGCGGGTGGGCCTCCCCGTGGCCCGCCTCCCGTCCACACCCACCCCGCTTCGCCCCGGCTTCCCACGGACGCCCCAGCCCACGACTGACGACTCTCTGCAGCATGGGGGGCTCGGCCCCGACAGCCCAG CAGGTGACCGGAACAGCGTGGGCAGCGAGGGCAGCGTAGGCAGCATCCGCAGTGCCGGCAGCGGGCAGAGCTCCGAGGGCACTAACGGCCATGGCCCCGGCCTCCTGATTGAGAATGCCCAG CCACTGCCCTTGGCCCGAGAGGACCTGGCGCTGCCTGCATCGCACCCTTCGCTCCTAGCAG ACAACCTCAGCCACCGGCCTGCAGCTGCCTACCGTCCCGGGGATCCCTTCACACAGGACGTGAGGCCGGAGCAGCTGCTAGAGGGGAAG GACGCTCAGGCCATCCACAACTGGCTGAGCGAGTTCCAGCTGGAGGGCTACACGGCCCACTTCCTGCAGGCCGGCTATGACGTGCCCACCATCAGCCGAATGACACCCGAG GACCTGACAGCCATCGGGGTGACCAAGCCTGGCCACAGGAAGAAGATCGCCTCAGAGATTGCCCAGCTGAGTATCGCCGAGTGGCTGCCCAGTTATGTCCCG GCCGACCTGCTGGAGTGGCTATGCGCGCTAGGGCTACCGCAGTACCACAAGCAACTCGTGTGCAGTGGTTATGACTCCATGGGGCTGGTGGCTGAGCTCACGTGGGAGGAGCTGCAGGAGATTGGGGTCAACAAGCTAG GTCACCAGAAGAAACTCATGTTGGGGGTGAAGCGCTTGGCTGAGCTCCGCCGGGGCCTGCTGCAGGGGGACTCGCCGGGTGAAGGCGGCCATCGGCCAGCCAGAGACCCTGAGCTCATGGCTATCGAGGGGCTGGAGAATGGGGACGGCCCCGGGACTGCAGGTGGCCCCCGCCTCCTCACGTTTCAGGGCAGCGAGCTGAGCCCCGAGCTGCAGGCGGCCATGGCCGGGGGGGCCTCTgagcccctgcccctgccccccGCCCGCTCCCCCAGCCAAGAGAGCATCGGTGCACGCTCACGGGGCTCTGGCCACTCACAAGAGCAGCCCATGTCTCCGGCCAGCGGGGGTGACCCTGGGACCCCACCTGAGAGAAACCTGCCAGAAGGCACCGAGCGGCCCCTGAAGCTCTCTTCCCCTCTTCCGGGTCCAGGGGCCCCCTCTTATGTCTTCATGCACCCCCAGGGTTCAACCTCCAGCCCAGCCCCAGGGCCCCATGCAGGTGCACCTCGAGCCTTCTCTTACTTGTCTGGACCACAGGCCATCCCCCCTGATCCTCCGAGGCCCAAGCGCAGGTCACACAGCCTGAGTCGCTCTGGCTCGACAGAGGGGGACACGGACGGGGAGGGCCCAGGGCCAGTGGGCAGTGCCCTAAGCAGCTACGCCACCCTTACTCGGAGACCAGGGCGCAGCACCCTGGCCAGGACTAGCCCCAGCCTGACCCCAGCTCGAGGTACCCCCCGCAGCCAGTCCTTTGCCCTGCGGGCTCGTCGCAaaggccccccacccccaccccccaagcgcCTGAGCTCCGTTTCGGGGCCCACCTCTGAGCCGCCTCCCGTGGACGCTGGCCCTGGGCCCAAGGAGGGCAGCGGGGGACCCCGAAGGCGGACACTGAGTGAACCAGCGGGTCCCTCCGAACCCCCGGAACCCCCAACCCCTGCTGGCCCTGCTTCGGACACAGAAGAGGAGGAGCCGGGGACGGTGGGAACACCTCCTTCGCGGGGCAGCTCTGGGGAAGGGCTGCCGTTCGCTGAGGAGGGCAACCTGACCATCAAGCAGCGTCCCAAGCCCGCTGGCCCTGCACCCCGAGAGACGGCCCTGCCCCTGGGCCTGGATTTCAACCTCACTGAGTCTGACACAGTGAAGCGGCGGCCCCGGTGTCGGGAGCGGGAGCCGCTGCAGACGGCACTGGAGGCTTTTGGGGTGGTGAGCACCAATTCCAGCCCCACAGCACCAGCAACTCCCCAGGCCCCCAGCGAGGCTCCCGTGCCAGCTGCTCCTACTTCGCGGCCTGAGCCCAGCAGTCCTGCAGGTGAAGGAGCTGTGAACCCCGTGGCCCCCAGCAGCCCCTCACAGCCCCTCACGCCCCCTGGCCCTGGGCCGGCTCTGGAACATACAGCTGGGACATGGCAGTCCCGAGAGCCCGAGCTCCCTGCACCCCCGACAGCTCTGCTCAAGGTGCCTGGAGCAG GGACAGCCCCCAAGTCCATATCCGTAGCCAGCACGCAGCTGGCCTTCTCTGGTCCTAAGCtggcggcccggcccggcccccgcCCAGTGCCCCCACCAAGGCCCGAGAGCGTGCGGCCACCAGGCCCGGCCCGGGCCCAGCAGAGGCTGGAGCAGACCAGCTCCTCCCTGGCCGCTGCCTTGAGGGCCGCCGAGAAGAGCATCAGCGCTGAGGAGAGAGAAGG CCCCGCTGGCACCTCCACCAAGCACATCCTGGATGACATCAGCACCATGTTCGATGCCCTGGCCGACCAACTGGATGCCATGCTGGATTGA
- the CASKIN2 gene encoding caskin-2 isoform X1: MGREQDLILAVKNGDVPGVQKLVAKVKAAKTKLLGSTKRFNVNYQDADGFSALHHAALGGSLELIALLLEAQATVDIKDSNGMRPLHYAAWQGRLEPVRLLLRAAAAVNAASLDGQIPLHLAAQYGHYEVSEMLLQHQSNPCLVNKAKKTPLDLACEFGRLKVTQLLLNSHLCVALLEGEAKDPCDPNYTTPLHLAAKNGHREVIRQLLRAGIEINRQTKTGTALHEAALYGKTEVVRLLLEGGVDANIRNTYNQTALDIVNQFTTSQASREIKQLLREASGILKVRALKDFWNLHDPTALNIRAGDVITVLEQHPDGRWKGHIHESQRGTDRVGYFPPGIVEVVSKRVGLPVARLPSTPTPLRPGFPRTPQPTTDDSLQHGGLGPDSPAGDRNSVGSEGSVGSIRSAGSGQSSEGTNGHGPGLLIENAQPLPLAREDLALPASHPSLLADNLSHRPAAAYRPGDPFTQDVRPEQLLEGKDAQAIHNWLSEFQLEGYTAHFLQAGYDVPTISRMTPEDLTAIGVTKPGHRKKIASEIAQLSIAEWLPSYVPADLLEWLCALGLPQYHKQLVCSGYDSMGLVAELTWEELQEIGVNKLGHQKKLMLGVKRLAELRRGLLQGDSPGEGGHRPARDPELMAIEGLENGDGPGTAGGPRLLTFQGSELSPELQAAMAGGASEPLPLPPARSPSQESIGARSRGSGHSQEQPMSPASGGDPGTPPERNLPEGTERPLKLSSPLPGPGAPSYVFMHPQGSTSSPAPGPHAGAPRAFSYLSGPQAIPPDPPRPKRRSHSLSRSGSTEGDTDGEGPGPVGSALSSYATLTRRPGRSTLARTSPSLTPARGTPRSQSFALRARRKGPPPPPPKRLSSVSGPTSEPPPVDAGPGPKEGSGGPRRRTLSEPAGPSEPPEPPTPAGPASDTEEEEPGTVGTPPSRGSSGEGLPFAEEGNLTIKQRPKPAGPAPRETALPLGLDFNLTESDTVKRRPRCREREPLQTALEAFGVVSTNSSPTAPATPQAPSEAPVPAAPTSRPEPSSPAGEGAVNPVAPSSPSQPLTPPGPGPALEHTAGTWQSREPELPAPPTALLKVPGAGEMAPGEGPLATAIPPGTSRACPVSAGTAPKSISVASTQLAFSGPKLAARPGPRPVPPPRPESVRPPGPARAQQRLEQTSSSLAAALRAAEKSISAEEREGPAGTSTKHILDDISTMFDALADQLDAMLD, translated from the exons CTTCTCAGCCCTGCACCACGCCGCCTTGGGGGGCAGTCTGGAGCTCATCGCTCTACTACTGGAGGCTCAGGCTACAGTGGACATCAAGGACAGCAACG GTATGCGCCCACTGCACTACGCAGCCTGGCAGGGCCGGCTGGAGCCTGTAAGATTGCTGCTGCGAGCGGCTGCGGCAGTAAATGCAGCCTCACTGGACGGGCAGATCCCACTGCACCTGGCTGCCCAGTACGGGCACTACGAGGTG TCGGAAATGCTCCTCCAGCATCAATCGAACCCCTGCCTGGTCAACAAAGCCAAGAAGACACCCCTGGATCTGGCTTGTGAATTCGGGCGGCTCAAG GTGACCCAGCTGCTCCTGAACAGCCACCTCTGCGTGGCCCTGCTGGAGGGCGAGGCCAAGGACCCGTGCGACCCCAACTACACCACACCCCTGCACTTGGCTGCCAAGAACGGCCACAGGGAGGTCATCAG GCAGCTGCTACGAGCCGGCATCGAGATCAACCGGCAGACCAAGACTGGCACCGCCCTGCATGAGGCTGCGCTCTACGGCAAGACCGAGGTGGTGCGGCTGCTCCTGGAG GGTGGGGTGGACGCAAACATCCGTAACACCTACAATCAGACGGCATTGGACATCGTCAACCAGTTCACCACCTCGCAGGCCAGCCGGGAGATCAAGCAGCTGCTGCGGG AAGCCTCGGGGATACTAAAGGTCCGAGCACTCAAGGATTTTTGGAACCTTCACGATCCCACAGCACTCAATATTCGGGCGGGGGACGTGATCACG GTCCTGGAGCAGCACCCTGACGGCCGCTGGAAGGGCCACATACACGAGAGCCAGAGAGGCACAGACCGAGTGGGCTACTTCCCACCGGGCATCGTGGAGGTGGTCAGCAAGCGGGTGGGCCTCCCCGTGGCCCGCCTCCCGTCCACACCCACCCCGCTTCGCCCCGGCTTCCCACGGACGCCCCAGCCCACGACTGACGACTCTCTGCAGCATGGGGGGCTCGGCCCCGACAGCCCAG CAGGTGACCGGAACAGCGTGGGCAGCGAGGGCAGCGTAGGCAGCATCCGCAGTGCCGGCAGCGGGCAGAGCTCCGAGGGCACTAACGGCCATGGCCCCGGCCTCCTGATTGAGAATGCCCAG CCACTGCCCTTGGCCCGAGAGGACCTGGCGCTGCCTGCATCGCACCCTTCGCTCCTAGCAG ACAACCTCAGCCACCGGCCTGCAGCTGCCTACCGTCCCGGGGATCCCTTCACACAGGACGTGAGGCCGGAGCAGCTGCTAGAGGGGAAG GACGCTCAGGCCATCCACAACTGGCTGAGCGAGTTCCAGCTGGAGGGCTACACGGCCCACTTCCTGCAGGCCGGCTATGACGTGCCCACCATCAGCCGAATGACACCCGAG GACCTGACAGCCATCGGGGTGACCAAGCCTGGCCACAGGAAGAAGATCGCCTCAGAGATTGCCCAGCTGAGTATCGCCGAGTGGCTGCCCAGTTATGTCCCG GCCGACCTGCTGGAGTGGCTATGCGCGCTAGGGCTACCGCAGTACCACAAGCAACTCGTGTGCAGTGGTTATGACTCCATGGGGCTGGTGGCTGAGCTCACGTGGGAGGAGCTGCAGGAGATTGGGGTCAACAAGCTAG GTCACCAGAAGAAACTCATGTTGGGGGTGAAGCGCTTGGCTGAGCTCCGCCGGGGCCTGCTGCAGGGGGACTCGCCGGGTGAAGGCGGCCATCGGCCAGCCAGAGACCCTGAGCTCATGGCTATCGAGGGGCTGGAGAATGGGGACGGCCCCGGGACTGCAGGTGGCCCCCGCCTCCTCACGTTTCAGGGCAGCGAGCTGAGCCCCGAGCTGCAGGCGGCCATGGCCGGGGGGGCCTCTgagcccctgcccctgccccccGCCCGCTCCCCCAGCCAAGAGAGCATCGGTGCACGCTCACGGGGCTCTGGCCACTCACAAGAGCAGCCCATGTCTCCGGCCAGCGGGGGTGACCCTGGGACCCCACCTGAGAGAAACCTGCCAGAAGGCACCGAGCGGCCCCTGAAGCTCTCTTCCCCTCTTCCGGGTCCAGGGGCCCCCTCTTATGTCTTCATGCACCCCCAGGGTTCAACCTCCAGCCCAGCCCCAGGGCCCCATGCAGGTGCACCTCGAGCCTTCTCTTACTTGTCTGGACCACAGGCCATCCCCCCTGATCCTCCGAGGCCCAAGCGCAGGTCACACAGCCTGAGTCGCTCTGGCTCGACAGAGGGGGACACGGACGGGGAGGGCCCAGGGCCAGTGGGCAGTGCCCTAAGCAGCTACGCCACCCTTACTCGGAGACCAGGGCGCAGCACCCTGGCCAGGACTAGCCCCAGCCTGACCCCAGCTCGAGGTACCCCCCGCAGCCAGTCCTTTGCCCTGCGGGCTCGTCGCAaaggccccccacccccaccccccaagcgcCTGAGCTCCGTTTCGGGGCCCACCTCTGAGCCGCCTCCCGTGGACGCTGGCCCTGGGCCCAAGGAGGGCAGCGGGGGACCCCGAAGGCGGACACTGAGTGAACCAGCGGGTCCCTCCGAACCCCCGGAACCCCCAACCCCTGCTGGCCCTGCTTCGGACACAGAAGAGGAGGAGCCGGGGACGGTGGGAACACCTCCTTCGCGGGGCAGCTCTGGGGAAGGGCTGCCGTTCGCTGAGGAGGGCAACCTGACCATCAAGCAGCGTCCCAAGCCCGCTGGCCCTGCACCCCGAGAGACGGCCCTGCCCCTGGGCCTGGATTTCAACCTCACTGAGTCTGACACAGTGAAGCGGCGGCCCCGGTGTCGGGAGCGGGAGCCGCTGCAGACGGCACTGGAGGCTTTTGGGGTGGTGAGCACCAATTCCAGCCCCACAGCACCAGCAACTCCCCAGGCCCCCAGCGAGGCTCCCGTGCCAGCTGCTCCTACTTCGCGGCCTGAGCCCAGCAGTCCTGCAGGTGAAGGAGCTGTGAACCCCGTGGCCCCCAGCAGCCCCTCACAGCCCCTCACGCCCCCTGGCCCTGGGCCGGCTCTGGAACATACAGCTGGGACATGGCAGTCCCGAGAGCCCGAGCTCCCTGCACCCCCGACAGCTCTGCTCAAGGTGCCTGGAGCAGGTGAGATGGCGCCAGGAGAGGGTCCACTGGCCACTGCTATACCCCCAGGCACGTCACGGGCCTGCCCTGTCTCTGCAGGGACAGCCCCCAAGTCCATATCCGTAGCCAGCACGCAGCTGGCCTTCTCTGGTCCTAAGCtggcggcccggcccggcccccgcCCAGTGCCCCCACCAAGGCCCGAGAGCGTGCGGCCACCAGGCCCGGCCCGGGCCCAGCAGAGGCTGGAGCAGACCAGCTCCTCCCTGGCCGCTGCCTTGAGGGCCGCCGAGAAGAGCATCAGCGCTGAGGAGAGAGAAGG CCCCGCTGGCACCTCCACCAAGCACATCCTGGATGACATCAGCACCATGTTCGATGCCCTGGCCGACCAACTGGATGCCATGCTGGATTGA